Within Cellulophaga sp. L1A9, the genomic segment CAGAGCTATATAGTAATAAAAGATTAATTGAAGCAGGAGAAGCGCGCGGTCATGAAATGGTATTTCTTAATGTAGAGCATGCCTATATGAAATTAGATGCACATTCTCCTCAAATAAGATACCGTGGTGGTAATATTTTAAATGAATTTGATGCCATTATTCCTAGAATAAAACCAGCAGTTACTTTTTATGCCTGTGCACTTATTCGTCAGTTTGATAATTTAGGGGTGTATTGTTTAAACTCTGCAGAAGCTATTACACAATCGCGTGATAAGCTATTTGCTTCTCAATTGTTTTCTAAGAACGATATTCATATCCCGATTACCGGATTTGCAAAATCGCCTATGGATACAAAAGATCTTATTAAAATGGTAAATGGTGCACCATTAATTATAAAACTATTGGAAAGCACACAAGGTAAAGGAGTTGTTCTGGCTGAAACAAATAAAGCGGCTGAGAGTGTTATTAACGCCTTTAAGAGTGTTCAAACTAACATTTTGGTGCAAGAGTTCATAAAAGAAGCAAACGGGCAAGATATTCGTTGTTTTGTTGTGAATGGGAAAGTGATTGCTTCTATGCAACGCCAAGCAGAAAAAGGAGAATTTAGAGCCAATATCCACCAAGGGGGTAAAGCATCTATTATAAAAATTACGCAAGAGGAGAAAAAATTAGCGATTAAAGCTGCTAAAGTGATGAATTTGGCGGTTGCAGGAGTAGATATTATTCGTTCTAACAAAGGACCTTTGTTATTAGAAGTGAACTCTTCTCCAGGGTTAGAAGGGATTGAAAATGCTACAGGAAAAGATATCGCGAATAGCATGATAATGGCAATTGAATCCAAACTAAAAGTAACCATCAAGTAAGCGCAAAAATTTATAAAAAACAAAACGCCTTAACATTTTTGTTAAGGCGTTTTATTTTTCGTATAATCGCTATGACTATTTTAAGTTTTTCAGCATTTCAAGGGTTGTTTTTTCTAAGTCAAATTCAGGTTTCCAACCCCAATCTTCTTGCGCTTTATCATCATTGATGCTAGAAGGCCAAGAGTCCGCAATTTGCTGTCTGAAATCTGGCGCATAGCTAATTTCAAAATCAGGAACATGGGTTTTAATACTCTCATATATTTCTGACGGATTAAAAGTCATTGCCGCTAAATTATAACTAGAGCGTATCTTAATTTTTTCAGCAGGGGTTTCCATAATATTTATGGTAGCTCGGATGGCATCATCCATAAACATCATTGGGAGTAAGGTATCTTCTTTTAAGAAACAAGAATATTTTTTTTCGGCTAATGCCTTATGGTATATTTCTACAGCATAATCTGTTGTTCCTCCGCCGGGCAAAGTTTTCCAGCTAATTAAACCAGGATATCTAACGCTTCGTACGTCTACACCAAATTTATTACAATAATACTCACACCAGCGCTCTCCAGATTGTTTGCTAATTCCGTAAACGGTACTAGGTTCCATAATGGTATTTTGTTCTGTGTGCTCTTTTGGGGTATTTGGTCCAAAAACAGCAATAGATGAAGGCCAAAATAGCTTACTTATTTTTTTTTCCTTCGCCAAGTTTAAGACATTGAAAAGAGAATTCATATTTAAATTCCATGCACGCATAGGAAATTTCTCTGCTGTAGCACTGAGCATTGCTGCCATGAGGTATACTTCTTCAATTTCATAATGCATTACCACATTTTCTATTGCTTCGTAGTTGGTAGCATCTAGGATTTCAAAAGGGCCAGAAGCCATTAAATCGGCATTACCTTCACGAATATCACTTGCAATGACATTTTCATTTCCATGTTTTTCGCGCAGTGCAAAGGTTAGCTCAGTTCCAATTTGCCCACAAGCGCCAATAATTAAAATAGACTTCTGCATTTGATACATCTTATAGTTATAGTTTGCCTAATTTTATATAGAAATTAGGTCTGCAAAAATCGCAAGAAATTTTAATATTTAGGCACTCCTATTGAGTTATTTTTAATCGAAGTCTAATTATTTTACATAAACGATAAAATGACCTTAAAAATTGAGGTTTATTTTATATAATCCCTAATATATTGTAAGTTCTCAATTAGTAAATAAACATATTGTCACTATAAATTTAGTAGCGGTAATGATGTGTATTTTAGGCCTCTTTATCTAGTAAGTGTTGAGGGTTAATTTTCTGGAAATCTTTAGCATAAGGAGAATAAGAACCGTACATATTAGTAAAATTTAGGGCTAATTTCTTAAAATCTATTTTGTGCTGGTATTGGTCTAAGCATGTTATAATTAAATTGGCTCGGGTTGCTTTAGAATAAATTTGGTCAATTTTTAAACTGTGTAAAAGAAGGTCCGTATCTAATAGTCCTGTTCTTAGTTCCTTTTGAAACTCATTATAGGTGCAGGTTTCTTCTTCGTTATTTTTCAATACAATTTTTTGTTCATTGGGCATGTAACCATTGCCATGTCTAGTGCTATAACACCTAGTTACATAATACATTTCAATATCTTTAATCTCTAATGCGTCACATATTTCTATGGCATTTTTTGAGCTTGTATTGGCATAGGTAACATGTGGGAAAGTACCATGATTCATATCAAGCAATATACCTTGACTTCCTTCAAAAATTAATGTAGAGTAATTATTTAAAAACGTATAGTCTTCAATTTTCCAATCTATATGATCAATACAATCTAAATAATAAGCAACATCATTCTTGAAATTTTCATCATATTGAAAACCATAATAATTTCCAATTTGTTTTAATTTCTCTAGCAATAAATTCCGTGGTCCTATGAGGTCTATGGCGTAAAGCTTAAAAGGACCTTCGTTTCTTTTCATTGTGGCACCAACTCCTTTGCCGCAAGTACCGTGTGTTAAGTTCTTTGTGTTATTCCTGTTTTGAAATACATCAAAAGGAGTGGTAATTTTTGCTAAAGGGTGTATATATAAGGTAGTATTGCCACCTAAAAAGTTAAGTTCTTGAAACTCGTTAAATAGCAGGGTTGGGTGTACCGTACAATGTTCCGAAAAGTAGGAGGGTAAGCCTCTTAGCGCCCCACTGGCAAAACTAGAGTGAACATGTTTTTTACCCTCCAAGAGTACGGTATGTGCTGCTTGCTGCCCCCCAGAAAAACGAATCACGATGGCTTCTGGGTTTTGACTGCACAAGAAATCAGTTGTAATTCCTTTTCCTTCATCGCCAAAACCCAAACCAATAACAATTTTTGCTTTTTTCATTTCTTATAACATCTGTATATCGTCAAACCCTCCAATAGTAGAATCCCTAACTGTAGAACTAGATTTAGTGTGCTTTGAAACTATAAATTTTATAACATCTGGGATTGTTTTGTAGTCAGATACTGAAATACAATTCTGACCTAGGACTTCTTTCCATCCAATTTCTGCACTTTCTGCTCTTTGAGAATGTAGGACACTAATGTGGTACACTTCATATTTTTTTTGAGCTTCTGCCAATAACTCTAAGGCAGTATAACTCTGTTGGCCACTACCCATGATTTCTTTGATAGCAGATGCCGGTAATGTTTTTAAGTTTGGTTCATCTCCAATCGTAAAGAGTAAGCCCTTTTGGTTTCTCTTTTCAAAGGCATCTGTTTTTGTATGAAATGCTGCAAAATACCAAGCTAATAAATAGCTTTCGCCTCCATTTCCTCCTCCACCAGACTCAATATAGGTTCGCGTCAGCCACATGTCTAATTCCTTGTCTCCCGATTCAAATTGGCCCACTTGAAGCGGATATTTGTCACATTCATGATCGCCAATACCCATAAAAAGCAGTGCAGCATCTGGCATCCCGTCTTCAATAATTCCTCCCATTAATTTAGGTAAACCTTCTTTAACCAATTCGTGCGGGATGTGCCCCATACTACCAGTAACATCTAAACCTAAAATTATAGGTAATGAATTTGGGTGTACTTCAGAATCTCTAGCTTCTCTGAATGCAACGCCATTTGGGTTCATAGCATCGTGGGCTCTTCTTTCTTTGTTTTGAATGAAAATATCGTTTATCGCTTTGCTGCTATATCCTGCAGCTTTTGCTCTTGATGATCTATCGCTTAAATTATATCTTGTTCCTCCCATAACTAAAAAGTTTTTCCAAATAAATATTCATATCTCTTAATAGAAACCTCTAGTTGAATTTTTAGATTTCGTATTGTTACTGTTAGTTCCATATCTTTTTGAACAAAAGCTTCTGGTTCAAAATCGGCAAAGGTTAGACTGTTCTTGTCTAAAGGGCTTATGTCTATTAAACCTTCCTGCTCTCTTTCAAGTCTTTTAATTCTTAATTCAATGTCTTCAATTCTGCGCTTGTAAATTAATTCAGAATCTTCTCCAATAGTTTTTGCTCTATCTTCTCTTATCTGATCATTATTTCTTTTTAAAGATTCTATAAATCTTGGTTTTAGGTCTTCGCTCATAATTTTATCCTTTGTAGATGATGTTCTTTAAATTAATGCATTATCCAATTCAATTAAATACTCGTTTCTATAGCTTTCATTTTCAAGTTCTTCGTATAAAAACTTAACTAATTTTTTTGTTTTTTCTGGGCAGAGTATCACTCTGTTTAATGTGGTAAGCGTATCAGTTTGCCGTTGTATTTCTTTCCAGTACTTGCTTCAAACTATTGAATTTGATTTCTTTAAATGAACCTGCTGTTATTTAATGACTTGCCTTCTTCCTATAGTTTAAAATTTACGTTTGTAACTTTTTTATATGCGTATTTGTTACGCAAATGTAATCGGAAAAATAATAACCACCAAGTTTATTGTGTAAAAATTACGCAAATACATTTTTGGGGTTAGTAATTCCTATTTAATTTATTGTATTTCAGTTGTTTAGTGTTTTTTAAGATAGCTATAGTATTTTGTTAGACTTTATATGGACCAAACACCTGTTTGTCAATACCTAAAATTTGTACCTTAGCTTTATGAACAAATCATTTTTAATTGCCCTTTTTTTAATAGGGTGTATTTCTTGTGGAGAAAAAAAAACGGAAGAAGTGATCAAAGAATCCACCGCAGATCTGGTAGATCTTAAAAAGCTTCCCAAAAAAGAAAACCCAAGTTTTGAGGCTGTCGAAGTTTTAAAAGATTGGACGGAGTATAATGCGTTAAATGCCGCAGTAAACGCTATTTACAATATAGATACTAAGGAAG encodes:
- the rimK gene encoding 30S ribosomal protein S6--L-glutamate ligase — translated: MEDLKIVGSEEWCVFEGLGIPAIKARVDSGAKTSSIQATNIKVFIRGAHEWVKFEVNPIQDNRSITIECEAKLVDRRTVKSSSGISEERYVIKTAMTLGEDTFDIELTLASRDTMEFRMLLGREALSNRYVVNPASNFLVQEFTTTDVTGKYSNYFKEKTGLKIAILASNPELYSNKRLIEAGEARGHEMVFLNVEHAYMKLDAHSPQIRYRGGNILNEFDAIIPRIKPAVTFYACALIRQFDNLGVYCLNSAEAITQSRDKLFASQLFSKNDIHIPITGFAKSPMDTKDLIKMVNGAPLIIKLLESTQGKGVVLAETNKAAESVINAFKSVQTNILVQEFIKEANGQDIRCFVVNGKVIASMQRQAEKGEFRANIHQGGKASIIKITQEEKKLAIKAAKVMNLAVAGVDIIRSNKGPLLLEVNSSPGLEGIENATGKDIANSMIMAIESKLKVTIK
- a CDS encoding adenylosuccinate synthetase; the protein is MKKAKIVIGLGFGDEGKGITTDFLCSQNPEAIVIRFSGGQQAAHTVLLEGKKHVHSSFASGALRGLPSYFSEHCTVHPTLLFNEFQELNFLGGNTTLYIHPLAKITTPFDVFQNRNNTKNLTHGTCGKGVGATMKRNEGPFKLYAIDLIGPRNLLLEKLKQIGNYYGFQYDENFKNDVAYYLDCIDHIDWKIEDYTFLNNYSTLIFEGSQGILLDMNHGTFPHVTYANTSSKNAIEICDALEIKDIEMYYVTRCYSTRHGNGYMPNEQKIVLKNNEEETCTYNEFQKELRTGLLDTDLLLHSLKIDQIYSKATRANLIITCLDQYQHKIDFKKLALNFTNMYGSYSPYAKDFQKINPQHLLDKEA
- a CDS encoding NAD-dependent epimerase/dehydratase family protein translates to MQKSILIIGACGQIGTELTFALREKHGNENVIASDIREGNADLMASGPFEILDATNYEAIENVVMHYEIEEVYLMAAMLSATAEKFPMRAWNLNMNSLFNVLNLAKEKKISKLFWPSSIAVFGPNTPKEHTEQNTIMEPSTVYGISKQSGERWCEYYCNKFGVDVRSVRYPGLISWKTLPGGGTTDYAVEIYHKALAEKKYSCFLKEDTLLPMMFMDDAIRATINIMETPAEKIKIRSSYNLAAMTFNPSEIYESIKTHVPDFEISYAPDFRQQIADSWPSSINDDKAQEDWGWKPEFDLEKTTLEMLKNLK